One region of Oxalobacteraceae bacterium OTU3CAMAD1 genomic DNA includes:
- a CDS encoding ATP-binding protein, translated as MSLRHLLIILTAIGLLPMALLGVWSIHAASQYQLREQERSMLDLARALSSAADAELDASVAMLASTARAPALMAGDVDGFYDVAFRLAESQAEWQALILTDDKGKVLFNTAVGLGAAPPRVVDTESLRLVLATRQPVVGHILRGVRGRAAFPVRIPVIDDDGELYTLTAVIRPDRIVQMIQRQSMPEGSVISIIDAAGKIVARSRNHESAVAGPPSASLTQLIGSAKSENVGTAATLEGETVVSAYTTLSHYGWTVVVGQPASQLRTAAYQRLAVYGAGMLASLGVCIGIASLLSARIVTTIKGLQTGAAALGTGAPVTVVPSRIAEFQLIGAALEEAERQRAAQERERALLLDSLQRAMENQEEALTRAREAGRAKDEFLAVLGHELRNPLSPIVTSLDLMDMRDEPGARRERAVMRRQTNHLRRLVDDLLDVSRITSGKLRIDAKQVNFADVVRHAVAASPQPVMLSAPPALWVRGDDSRLTQVLNNLLSNAVRFGSDDTRVTLAADGDWARLVVSDNGIGMGRELLARVFEPFMQAPQTLERRTGGLGLGLAIVRKLVELHGGTVTADSDGPGRGSRFEVVLPLSAAAADAPPDAPRGASAGVRVLLVDDNVDAATSGAALLEQLGHEVRVLHSAEAALAQFRQYAPAVAILDIGLPDMDGYALAAALRRAQGGAPLRLVALTGYGQKEDVERAAEAGFDLHLTKPASAEELERAASVGG; from the coding sequence TTGTCGCTTCGGCATCTGCTTATCATCCTGACCGCGATCGGACTGCTGCCCATGGCCTTGCTGGGCGTGTGGAGCATCCACGCGGCCAGCCAGTATCAACTGCGGGAACAGGAACGCTCGATGCTCGACCTGGCGCGCGCGCTGTCGAGCGCGGCCGACGCCGAACTCGACGCCTCGGTCGCCATGCTGGCCAGCACCGCGCGCGCGCCGGCGCTGATGGCCGGCGACGTCGACGGCTTCTATGACGTCGCGTTCAGGCTGGCGGAGTCCCAGGCCGAATGGCAGGCCCTGATCCTGACCGACGACAAGGGCAAAGTGTTGTTCAATACCGCAGTGGGGCTGGGCGCCGCGCCGCCCAGGGTGGTCGATACCGAAAGCCTGAGGCTGGTGCTGGCCACGCGCCAGCCGGTGGTGGGCCACATCCTGCGCGGTGTCCGGGGCCGCGCCGCGTTTCCGGTGCGCATCCCGGTGATCGACGACGACGGCGAGCTCTACACGCTCACCGCCGTGATCCGGCCCGACCGCATCGTGCAGATGATCCAGCGCCAGAGCATGCCGGAAGGCTCGGTCATTTCCATCATCGACGCCGCCGGCAAGATCGTGGCGCGCTCGCGCAACCACGAAAGCGCGGTGGCCGGCCCGCCCAGCGCCTCGCTGACGCAATTGATCGGCAGCGCCAAGTCGGAAAACGTCGGCACCGCCGCCACGCTCGAGGGCGAGACGGTGGTCTCGGCCTATACCACGCTGTCGCATTACGGCTGGACGGTGGTGGTGGGGCAGCCGGCGTCGCAACTGCGCACCGCCGCCTACCAGCGCCTGGCGGTCTACGGCGCCGGCATGCTGGCCTCGCTGGGCGTGTGCATCGGCATCGCCTCCCTGTTGTCGGCGCGCATCGTCACCACGATCAAGGGCTTGCAGACGGGCGCGGCGGCGCTGGGCACCGGCGCGCCGGTCACCGTGGTGCCGTCGCGCATCGCCGAATTCCAGCTGATCGGCGCGGCGCTGGAGGAGGCTGAGCGCCAGCGCGCCGCGCAGGAGCGGGAACGGGCGCTGCTGCTCGACTCGCTGCAGCGGGCAATGGAAAACCAGGAGGAGGCGCTGACGCGGGCGCGCGAGGCGGGCCGGGCCAAGGACGAGTTCCTCGCAGTGCTGGGCCACGAATTGCGCAACCCGCTCAGCCCCATCGTCACCTCGCTCGACCTGATGGACATGCGCGACGAGCCGGGCGCGCGGCGCGAGCGCGCCGTGATGCGGCGCCAGACCAACCACCTGCGGCGCCTGGTCGACGACTTGCTCGACGTCTCGCGCATCACCTCGGGCAAGCTGCGCATCGACGCCAAACAAGTCAATTTCGCCGACGTGGTGCGGCACGCGGTGGCGGCCTCGCCGCAACCGGTGATGTTGTCGGCGCCGCCGGCGCTGTGGGTGCGCGGCGACGACAGCCGCCTGACCCAGGTGCTCAACAACCTGCTGTCGAACGCGGTGCGCTTCGGCAGCGACGACACGCGCGTGACGCTGGCGGCCGACGGCGATTGGGCGCGGCTGGTGGTCAGCGACAACGGCATCGGCATGGGCCGCGAACTGCTGGCGCGGGTGTTCGAGCCGTTCATGCAGGCGCCGCAAACCTTGGAGCGCCGCACCGGCGGGCTGGGCCTGGGGCTGGCGATCGTGCGCAAGCTCGTCGAGCTGCACGGCGGCACCGTGACGGCCGACAGCGACGGTCCCGGCCGGGGCAGCCGCTTCGAGGTGGTGCTGCCGCTGAGCGCGGCGGCGGCGGACGCGCCGCCGGACGCGCCGCGCGGCGCCAGCGCCGGGGTGCGGGTGCTGCTGGTGGACGACAACGTCGACGCCGCCACGTCCGGCGCGGCGCTGCTTGAACAGCTGGGTCACGAGGTGCGCGTGCTGCACAGCGCGGAGGCGGCGCTGGCGCAGTTCCGCCAATATGCGCCGGCGGTGGCGATCCTCGACATCGGCCTGCCGGACATGGATGGTTACGCGCTGGCGGCGGCGCTGCGGCGGGCGCAGGGCGGCGCGCCGCTGCGGCTGGTGGCGCTGACCGGGTATGGGCAAAAGGAGGATGTCGAGCGGGCCGCCGAGGCCGGGTTCGATTTGCATTTGACCAAGCCTGCCAGCGCCGAAGAGCTGGAGCGGGCGGCCAGTGTCGGAGGTTAA
- a CDS encoding arabinogalactan endo-1,4-beta-galactosidase, translated as MTTSTRRAAALAAGLVLAALQHNSVHAADGGFAKGADISWITEMEAAGRPFLNRDGKRQDLFVTLKEQGMDAVRLRVWVDPADGYNGLADVLAKARRAKAAGMRLMIDFHYSDNWADPGKQFKPAAWKGYSVDQLAKAVADHTGATLAALREAGITPEWVQVGNETTHGMMWPEGAAGVHMNNYARFVASGYDATKQVFPDAQVIVHVDNCHDNRQFRWNFDGLLANGGKFDVIGASAYPTTVKGVDWRAATAACLHNMNDLAARYGKPVMLAEVGAPWNHPEGKAIIADLIAKVRQVDNGKGVGAFYWEPQAYDWKGYPMGAFDNSGKPTAIIDAFLE; from the coding sequence ATGACCACCAGCACACGACGCGCCGCGGCGCTGGCGGCCGGCCTGGTGTTGGCCGCACTGCAGCATAATAGCGTCCACGCGGCCGACGGCGGCTTCGCCAAAGGCGCCGATATTAGCTGGATCACCGAAATGGAGGCGGCCGGCCGTCCCTTCCTCAACCGCGACGGCAAGCGCCAGGATTTGTTCGTCACGCTCAAGGAACAGGGCATGGACGCGGTGCGCCTGCGCGTGTGGGTCGATCCCGCCGACGGCTACAACGGCCTGGCCGATGTGCTGGCCAAGGCGCGGCGCGCCAAGGCCGCCGGCATGCGGCTGATGATCGACTTCCACTACAGCGACAACTGGGCCGATCCGGGCAAGCAGTTCAAGCCCGCCGCCTGGAAGGGCTACAGCGTCGACCAGCTGGCCAAGGCCGTCGCCGACCACACCGGCGCCACCCTGGCGGCGTTGCGCGAGGCCGGCATCACGCCGGAATGGGTGCAGGTTGGCAACGAAACCACGCATGGCATGATGTGGCCGGAAGGCGCGGCCGGCGTCCACATGAACAACTACGCGCGCTTCGTCGCCAGCGGCTACGATGCTACGAAGCAAGTGTTCCCCGACGCGCAGGTGATCGTGCACGTGGATAACTGCCACGACAATCGCCAGTTCCGCTGGAACTTCGACGGCTTGCTGGCCAACGGCGGCAAGTTCGACGTGATCGGCGCTTCCGCCTATCCGACCACCGTCAAGGGCGTGGACTGGCGCGCGGCGACGGCGGCCTGCCTGCACAATATGAACGACCTGGCCGCCCGCTACGGCAAGCCGGTGATGCTGGCCGAGGTGGGCGCCCCGTGGAACCATCCCGAGGGCAAGGCCATCATCGCCGACCTGATCGCCAAGGTGCGCCAGGTCGACAACGGCAAGGGCGTTGGCGCGTTCTATTGGGAACCGCAGGCTTACGATTGGAAAGGCTATCCGATGGGCGCCTTCGACAACAGCGGCAAGCCGACCGCCATCATAGACGCGTTCCTGGAGTGA
- a CDS encoding Gfo/Idh/MocA family oxidoreductase has translation MSTSPIKLAIVGVGKIVHDQHVPAITANADFALVASASRNNTIEGIPGFKSIEEMLAAMPEIEAVSLCMPPQYRYAAAHVALTAGKHVFLEKPPGATLSEVADLEALAAANGVSLFTSWHSRYAPAVQPAKAYLAAHPPISMQVTWKEDVRHWHPNQDWIWQAGGLGVFDPGINALSIVTEILPSLVFLTGATLEFPENRDAPIAAELHFKNAAGVPVHAEFDWRQTGKQSWDIVVATAQGEVKLSDGGARLWIDGEEQPLEKEAEYPSLYRRFAELVKTASSDVDVAPLRHVADAFMLGKRKVVDAFHD, from the coding sequence ATGTCTACGTCACCAATCAAACTTGCCATCGTCGGCGTGGGCAAGATCGTCCATGATCAGCACGTGCCGGCGATCACGGCCAACGCCGATTTCGCGCTGGTCGCCTCGGCCAGCCGCAACAACACCATCGAAGGCATTCCGGGATTTAAGTCGATCGAGGAAATGCTGGCCGCCATGCCCGAGATCGAAGCGGTCTCGCTGTGCATGCCGCCGCAGTACCGCTACGCCGCCGCCCACGTGGCATTGACTGCAGGAAAGCATGTGTTCCTGGAGAAGCCGCCCGGCGCCACCCTGTCCGAGGTGGCCGACCTGGAGGCGCTGGCCGCCGCCAACGGCGTGTCCTTGTTCACCAGCTGGCACTCGCGCTACGCGCCGGCGGTGCAGCCGGCCAAGGCCTACCTGGCGGCGCACCCGCCTATTAGTATGCAGGTGACCTGGAAAGAGGATGTGCGCCACTGGCATCCGAACCAGGACTGGATCTGGCAGGCCGGCGGCCTGGGGGTGTTCGATCCGGGCATCAACGCCTTGTCGATCGTCACCGAGATCCTGCCGTCGCTGGTGTTCCTGACCGGCGCCACGCTGGAATTTCCGGAAAACCGCGACGCGCCGATCGCCGCCGAGCTGCACTTCAAGAACGCCGCCGGCGTGCCCGTCCACGCCGAGTTCGACTGGCGCCAGACCGGCAAGCAGAGCTGGGACATCGTCGTCGCTACCGCGCAGGGCGAAGTCAAGCTCAGCGATGGCGGCGCGCGCCTGTGGATAGACGGCGAGGAACAGCCGCTGGAGAAGGAAGCCGAATACCCGTCGCTGTACCGCCGCTTCGCCGAACTGGTCAAGACCGCCAGCTCGGATGTCGACGTGGCGCCGCTGCGCCACGTGGCCGACGCCTTCATGCTGGGCAAACGCAAGGTCGTCGACGCCTTCCACGATTGA
- a CDS encoding FxDxF family PEP-CTERM protein, whose protein sequence is MKLKSVVATAILAAASFSASATVHNLGVLDPSGFDSFTGSSEKFGAGVAINDTWTFELLAPSSTSFAAIQTFAVTAGQILNFSAVLNGTSFGSPMAGAGSQTLSWTGPLAAGIYSVNITGTSGLANSTYGATVSAIPTPVPEPETYAMMLGGLALLGAVARRKAKK, encoded by the coding sequence ATGAAATTAAAATCTGTTGTTGCAACTGCAATACTTGCCGCAGCGTCGTTCAGCGCTTCGGCGACCGTCCACAATTTGGGCGTGCTCGATCCGTCGGGTTTTGACAGCTTCACCGGTTCGTCCGAGAAGTTCGGCGCCGGTGTCGCCATCAACGACACCTGGACCTTCGAGCTGCTGGCCCCGTCGAGCACGTCGTTCGCCGCCATCCAGACGTTCGCCGTGACCGCAGGCCAGATTCTGAATTTCTCGGCCGTACTGAACGGCACCAGCTTCGGTTCGCCGATGGCTGGCGCCGGTTCGCAAACCCTGAGCTGGACCGGTCCATTGGCCGCCGGCATCTATAGTGTCAACATCACCGGCACGAGCGGTTTGGCGAACTCGACCTACGGTGCCACCGTGTCGGCCATCCCGACCCCGGTGCCAGAGCCAGAGACCTACGCCATGATGCTCGGCGGCCTGGCCCTGCTGGGTGCCGTTGCCCGTCGCAAAGCGAAGAAATAA
- a CDS encoding sugar MFS transporter has translation MVSYRATMSLLASLFFTWGFITVINNTLLPHLRSVFDLNYTQTTLIESVWFIAYFVASIPAARLIERIGYKKSIVVGLAIMAAGSLMMIPAARLPSYPVTLFALFVIACGIALLQVAANPYVAVVGSPQTASSRLNLVQAFNSLGTTFAPLFGGYLILGRSNSGTLEAGQVLTQAERLADAQAVQLPYLIVAGVLIVLAVVIARFPLPEIKSSSTSRVSKEQRGKHSLWRHRNLVFGIPAIFIYLIAEIGVANLFINFVSQPEIGNVNHQTASTYLFILWGGMMVGRFVGAALMRTVSAETVLAGASIGAAIVMLIATFTTGHVAMWALISVGLFHSVMFPTIFTLGIKGLGPMTEEGAGLLIMAIAGGALVVVQGWLADIYGLQMSFLLTALCEVYVLFYALWGSKATNAFPDPEASPT, from the coding sequence GTGGTCAGCTATCGTGCGACGATGTCGCTGCTTGCAAGTCTGTTTTTTACCTGGGGTTTCATCACGGTAATTAACAACACGCTGCTGCCGCACCTTCGCAGCGTATTTGACCTGAACTACACGCAAACCACGCTGATCGAGTCGGTCTGGTTCATCGCCTACTTTGTCGCCTCGATCCCGGCCGCGCGCCTGATTGAACGCATCGGCTACAAGAAATCCATCGTCGTCGGCCTGGCCATCATGGCCGCCGGTTCGCTGATGATGATCCCGGCGGCGCGCCTGCCGTCGTATCCGGTCACCCTGTTCGCGCTGTTCGTGATCGCCTGCGGCATCGCCCTGCTGCAAGTGGCCGCCAATCCCTACGTCGCCGTCGTCGGTTCGCCGCAGACCGCCTCGTCGCGCCTGAACCTGGTCCAGGCGTTCAACTCGCTGGGCACCACGTTCGCGCCGCTGTTCGGCGGTTACCTGATCCTGGGCCGCTCCAACTCGGGCACGCTCGAAGCCGGCCAGGTGCTGACCCAGGCCGAGCGCCTGGCCGACGCCCAGGCGGTGCAACTGCCGTACCTGATCGTCGCCGGCGTGCTGATCGTTCTGGCCGTCGTCATCGCCCGCTTCCCGCTGCCGGAAATAAAATCGTCCAGCACCAGCCGCGTGAGCAAGGAACAACGCGGCAAGCACTCGCTGTGGCGCCACCGCAACCTGGTGTTCGGCATCCCGGCGATCTTCATCTACCTGATCGCCGAGATCGGCGTCGCCAACCTGTTCATCAACTTCGTCTCGCAGCCTGAAATCGGCAACGTCAACCACCAGACCGCGTCGACCTACCTGTTCATCCTGTGGGGCGGCATGATGGTCGGCCGCTTCGTCGGCGCCGCGCTGATGCGCACCGTCTCGGCCGAAACCGTGTTGGCCGGCGCCAGCATCGGCGCCGCCATCGTGATGCTGATCGCCACCTTCACCACCGGCCACGTCGCCATGTGGGCGCTGATCTCGGTCGGCCTGTTCCACTCGGTGATGTTCCCGACCATCTTCACGCTCGGCATCAAGGGCCTGGGCCCGATGACCGAGGAAGGCGCCGGCTTGCTGATCATGGCCATCGCCGGCGGCGCGCTGGTGGTGGTGCAGGGCTGGCTGGCCGACATCTACGGCCTGCAGATGTCCTTCCTGCTGACCGCGCTGTGCGAAGTGTATGTGCTGTTCTACGCGCTGTGGGGCTCCAAGGCCACCAACGCCTTCCCGGACCCGGAAGCCAGCCCGACCTAA
- a CDS encoding transposase translates to MEKKQSPSKREIIPTSAEPVPKQRAVFTDEFKRAAISRLHDGKQSATALALELGLRRNQLYKWAKQLEEQPAGGQLRSPGRPAVSELSEVEQLRRQLAKAEQELAILKKLDAYLTRLKK, encoded by the coding sequence ATGGAAAAGAAACAGTCACCTTCCAAACGAGAGATCATTCCGACATCGGCGGAGCCGGTGCCGAAGCAGCGGGCCGTGTTTACGGATGAATTCAAGCGCGCTGCGATCTCCCGGCTACATGATGGCAAGCAGAGCGCGACGGCCTTGGCGTTGGAGCTTGGTTTGCGTCGTAATCAGCTCTACAAATGGGCCAAGCAGCTCGAAGAGCAGCCAGCTGGCGGCCAATTGCGCTCGCCAGGTCGTCCTGCGGTCAGTGAATTGAGCGAGGTCGAGCAACTGCGTCGCCAACTGGCCAAGGCCGAACAGGAGCTGGCCATCCTAAAAAAGTTAGATGCGTACTTAACTCGCCTCAAGAAGTGA
- a CDS encoding IS3 family transposase codes for MKYAVIDEHRSEFSVKALCLALDVGRSGYYAFKTAPPSLRSREDLAMRQEIVKIHMRHRSAPGILKTWRLLNSAGICCGKHRVARLRKLEGIQTTRAKRFRASKAKERVLPPAPDLVKRAFQVGAPNQVWVGDMTVLRTKEGFLHLAVVLDLFARRVVGWSTDTRQAATLPMAALSMAMEHRRPAPGIIFHNDQGSVYGCADYRNLLAKHGALPSMSRKGNCWDNAVAESFFSNLKNETMHRQLFSTRAEALGVVRDYIEVYYNRMRLHQTLGYQTPASFEAQFRVLH; via the coding sequence GTGAAGTACGCCGTCATCGACGAGCATCGAAGCGAGTTTTCAGTCAAAGCGCTGTGTCTGGCGCTCGACGTGGGCCGCAGCGGCTACTACGCCTTCAAGACGGCACCGCCGAGCCTGCGAAGCCGGGAAGATCTGGCCATGCGCCAAGAGATCGTCAAGATCCATATGCGCCACCGCTCGGCACCCGGGATATTGAAAACGTGGCGCCTGCTCAATAGCGCAGGCATCTGTTGTGGAAAACACCGCGTGGCCAGGCTGAGAAAGCTGGAGGGCATACAAACTACCCGCGCCAAGCGTTTTCGCGCCAGCAAGGCGAAAGAACGGGTGCTGCCACCAGCGCCGGACTTGGTCAAGCGCGCCTTTCAGGTCGGCGCTCCGAACCAGGTGTGGGTCGGCGATATGACAGTGCTGCGCACTAAAGAGGGATTCTTGCATCTGGCCGTGGTACTAGACTTGTTCGCACGCCGGGTGGTGGGCTGGTCGACGGACACCAGGCAGGCGGCCACGTTACCGATGGCGGCGTTGTCCATGGCGATGGAACACCGGCGACCTGCGCCCGGGATCATCTTCCACAACGACCAAGGCTCCGTGTACGGCTGCGCCGACTACCGCAACCTGCTAGCCAAACACGGGGCGCTGCCGAGCATGAGTCGCAAAGGCAATTGTTGGGACAATGCCGTGGCGGAAAGCTTCTTTTCAAACCTGAAAAACGAAACCATGCATAGGCAACTCTTTTCAACGAGAGCCGAGGCCCTGGGCGTGGTTCGCGATTACATCGAGGTGTACTACAATCGGATGCGCTTGCATCAGACCTTGGGCTATCAAACGCCTGCATCCTTTGAAGCGCAGTTTCGTGTGCTTCATTAA
- a CDS encoding chemotaxis protein CheB: MAKSNHAPRAGAATAAPIVVIGASAGGGDALSALLAQLSPDFPAPILIVQHMAATASTAAQIRLLSRNSTLPCKAGEDGELPLPGHVYLPTPDHHLMLSEGKIRVTKGARENRARPAIDALFRSAAVSHGNRVIAVILSGYLDDGTSGMEAVHRCGGLCVVQDPVDASYPDMPQNVINNAWVDKCVALADMGPLLLELAGRKRGKRKAVPADVALESKIAERVLSDIGSVEALGTLVPFNCPGCGGVLWEIGKAGQLRYRCHTGHAYTAGELLAAQTQKMEETLWVALRMFEENRNLLVKLRGDGMGGPAYGERIDQSAIHIGRIRAMLNGDTSDPDAQVKKKPRIARK, from the coding sequence ATGGCCAAATCCAATCATGCGCCGCGCGCAGGGGCGGCCACCGCAGCGCCCATCGTCGTCATTGGCGCTTCGGCGGGCGGTGGCGACGCGCTGAGCGCCCTGCTGGCCCAGTTGAGCCCGGACTTTCCGGCGCCTATCCTGATCGTCCAGCACATGGCGGCCACCGCATCGACGGCGGCGCAGATCCGGCTGCTGAGCCGCAACAGCACCCTGCCCTGCAAGGCCGGCGAGGACGGCGAGCTGCCCCTGCCCGGCCATGTCTACCTGCCCACCCCGGACCACCATCTGATGCTGTCCGAGGGCAAGATACGCGTGACCAAAGGCGCGCGCGAAAACCGCGCCCGGCCGGCCATCGACGCGCTGTTCCGCTCGGCGGCCGTCTCACACGGCAACCGGGTGATCGCGGTGATCCTGAGCGGCTACCTGGACGACGGCACCTCGGGCATGGAAGCGGTCCATCGCTGCGGCGGACTGTGCGTGGTCCAGGACCCCGTCGACGCGAGTTATCCCGACATGCCGCAGAACGTCATCAACAACGCGTGGGTGGATAAATGCGTGGCGCTGGCGGACATGGGGCCGCTGCTGCTTGAGCTGGCCGGCCGCAAGCGCGGCAAGCGCAAGGCGGTGCCGGCGGACGTGGCGCTGGAATCGAAGATCGCCGAACGGGTGCTCAGCGACATCGGCTCGGTCGAGGCGCTCGGCACCCTGGTGCCGTTCAACTGCCCCGGTTGCGGCGGCGTGCTGTGGGAGATCGGCAAGGCAGGCCAGTTGCGCTATCGCTGCCACACGGGCCACGCCTACACGGCCGGCGAGCTGCTGGCCGCCCAGACGCAAAAAATGGAGGAGACGCTATGGGTGGCGCTGCGCATGTTCGAGGAAAACCGCAACCTGCTGGTGAAGCTGCGCGGCGACGGCATGGGCGGCCCCGCCTACGGCGAGCGGATCGACCAGTCGGCCATCCACATCGGCCGCATCCGCGCCATGCTGAACGGCGATACGTCCGACCCGGATGCCCAGGTGAAGAAAAAGCCGCGCATCGCGCGGAAGTGA
- a CDS encoding DUF4982 domain-containing protein: MSSFISRLQKQARGFPTIGLLALAVSSATSAATTSLNQSWEFYRDDAKTADTVDKVAPGAWTKVDLPHTARLEAKVPVNSWQGSAYYKKTFDAKAAPGEQAVLRFEGAMNVADVWVNGKHLGTHLGGYLPFSYDITPHLKAGGGNELVVRINNEDNAITGPKPLKDLDYIQYGGIYRDVTLSIKPAVHISDEMLSNTEAGGGVFVTYPQADKKSAIVRVKAEVCNTAGEARTAQLSQRLLFKNARVADGAEKIELAAGECRHVTRDLKVDRPQLWSPKSPNLYAIQTTVSSKGQQDVVTTRVGIRRIALEKGKLLINGEQTFLRGVNRHQEFPYVGYALSPQADYRDALLIKRAGFDYVRLSHYPHSPAFMAAADELGLMVLPGIPGWQYFNPDPAFATQVLKTCSDMVRRDRNHPSVLAWECSLNETQMPDQLIEKLHKTVHQEYPGDQAYSAGWVPQIYDVYLQARQHRLDDKKPLPNKALIVSEYGDWEYYAMNAGFNQTAWGDLKEADRSSRQLLTDGETRLLQQAKNLAESHDDNFKTGAVADGYWVMFDYGRGYAPDLESSGVMSIDRLPKFSAEFFRSQRSASEKSAKWGGGPMVFISSHWTKDSLPQVRVFSNTDEVELFLNGKSLGKVKSGPSKTHPNLAHPPLEFNAGQFQVGTLKAVAYLKGRKVAEHVVQTPAEPVKLGIAVDDLAVKSTDGDLVFIRARLLDANGTVVPDSGKSVTFAAGEGYEIVGPSVAPTEAGIASVLVRVKGAKGAINAEAGSLRGRL; encoded by the coding sequence ATGAGCAGTTTTATTTCGAGGCTACAAAAGCAGGCGCGGGGCTTCCCGACCATCGGTTTGCTGGCACTGGCGGTGAGCTCGGCGACCAGCGCCGCCACCACCAGCCTCAATCAGTCGTGGGAGTTCTACCGCGACGACGCCAAGACCGCCGACACCGTCGACAAGGTCGCGCCGGGCGCCTGGACCAAGGTCGATCTGCCGCATACGGCCCGCCTCGAAGCGAAAGTGCCGGTCAACTCCTGGCAGGGCAGCGCCTACTATAAAAAAACTTTCGACGCCAAGGCCGCTCCCGGCGAGCAGGCCGTGTTGCGCTTCGAAGGCGCGATGAACGTGGCCGACGTCTGGGTCAACGGCAAGCACCTGGGCACGCACCTGGGCGGCTACCTGCCGTTCTCGTACGACATCACGCCGCACCTGAAAGCCGGCGGCGGCAACGAGCTGGTGGTGCGCATCAATAACGAAGACAACGCCATCACCGGCCCGAAACCGTTGAAGGACCTGGATTACATCCAGTACGGCGGCATCTACCGCGACGTCACCTTGAGCATCAAGCCGGCCGTGCATATCAGCGACGAAATGCTGTCCAACACCGAGGCGGGCGGCGGCGTTTTCGTCACCTATCCGCAGGCCGATAAAAAATCCGCCATCGTGCGCGTCAAGGCCGAGGTGTGCAACACCGCCGGCGAAGCGCGCACCGCACAACTGAGCCAGCGCCTGTTGTTCAAAAACGCGCGCGTCGCCGACGGCGCCGAGAAAATCGAGCTGGCCGCCGGCGAGTGCCGCCACGTCACCCGCGACCTCAAGGTCGACCGTCCGCAATTGTGGTCGCCCAAGTCGCCGAACCTGTACGCGATCCAGACCACGGTGTCGAGCAAGGGGCAGCAGGACGTGGTCACGACCCGCGTGGGCATCCGCCGCATCGCGCTGGAAAAGGGCAAGTTGCTGATCAACGGCGAACAGACCTTCCTGCGCGGCGTGAACCGCCACCAGGAATTCCCGTATGTCGGTTACGCCTTGTCGCCGCAGGCCGACTATCGCGACGCGCTGCTGATCAAGCGCGCCGGCTTCGATTACGTGCGCCTGTCGCACTACCCGCATTCGCCTGCCTTCATGGCAGCCGCCGATGAACTGGGCCTGATGGTCTTGCCGGGCATCCCGGGCTGGCAGTACTTCAATCCCGATCCGGCGTTCGCGACGCAGGTGCTCAAAACCTGTAGCGACATGGTGCGCCGCGACCGCAATCATCCGAGCGTGCTGGCCTGGGAATGCTCGCTGAACGAAACGCAGATGCCCGATCAACTGATCGAGAAGCTGCACAAGACCGTGCACCAGGAGTATCCGGGTGACCAGGCGTATTCCGCCGGTTGGGTGCCGCAGATTTACGACGTTTATCTGCAAGCACGCCAGCATCGTCTGGACGACAAGAAGCCGTTGCCGAACAAGGCGCTGATCGTCTCCGAATACGGCGACTGGGAATACTACGCGATGAACGCCGGCTTCAATCAAACGGCGTGGGGCGACCTGAAAGAGGCCGACCGCAGCAGCCGTCAGTTGCTGACCGACGGTGAAACCCGTTTGCTGCAGCAGGCGAAAAACCTGGCCGAGTCGCACGACGACAACTTCAAGACCGGCGCGGTGGCCGATGGCTATTGGGTGATGTTCGACTATGGCCGCGGCTATGCGCCGGACCTGGAATCGTCCGGCGTCATGAGCATCGACCGGCTGCCGAAGTTCTCGGCCGAATTCTTCCGCTCGCAGCGCAGCGCATCGGAAAAATCGGCGAAGTGGGGCGGTGGGCCGATGGTCTTCATCTCCAGCCACTGGACCAAGGATTCGCTGCCGCAGGTGCGCGTGTTCAGCAACACCGACGAGGTCGAGCTGTTCTTGAACGGCAAGAGCCTGGGCAAGGTCAAGAGCGGTCCGTCGAAGACGCATCCGAACCTGGCGCATCCGCCGCTGGAGTTCAACGCCGGCCAGTTCCAGGTGGGCACGCTCAAAGCGGTGGCTTACCTGAAGGGCCGCAAGGTGGCCGAGCATGTCGTGCAGACGCCGGCCGAGCCGGTCAAGCTGGGTATCGCGGTGGACGATCTGGCCGTGAAGTCGACCGATGGCGACCTGGTGTTCATCCGCGCCAGGCTGCTCGACGCCAACGGCACCGTGGTGCCGGACAGCGGCAAGTCGGTGACCTTCGCCGCCGGCGAGGGCTACGAGATCGTCGGCCCGAGCGTGGCGCCGACCGAGGCCGGCATCGCCAGCGTGCTGGTGCGCGTGAAGGGCGCGAAGGGTGCTATCAACGCCGAAGCGGGATCGCTGCGCGGCCGGTTGTAA